One segment of Cydia fagiglandana chromosome 12, ilCydFagi1.1, whole genome shotgun sequence DNA contains the following:
- the LOC134669489 gene encoding chromatin assembly factor 1 subunit A-like: MKTNKAVENVEITPSKKKLTQARLPFKLISEDASTPVAPPTRKRKLSVDGTEPAPKGKICKENNEIDEMVVISDDECKDKQKMEKEAKVMNPFVKLVDTAWKKKLQKAKSPKKRKSRKSTSKLIESTENKSETEQGDAEDVEMDVDIEEQSGNKQKSPKASPKSKKTVNKASNDGPNDVVELEDSNDCSDVRKPNETEKESDTNTEVKETSPVTPRSSRKSKSNTDTERSNESEAPKTPVRKAKDSQDKANTSLPAKLNESVSSPSTPKRNSRSSSVTNSLNDSVSESTSTPAANLTPKQKQKKLESAKKREEREKEKQEREKKRQEEKEEKARQRQEKEDAKKREREEKEEQKRKEKEEKEKQKELEKKLREEKEEQKKKEREEKEEQRRKEKEEKEEQKRKEKEAREEEKRKKQEALELEKQEQELKKKKAAEAFVNFFVPKQKEKEPKAVVSQNSILSSFTIKADMRLAPLIRVELSDMQKKDMDELMSDQKSGEKDLYLKNLKKEGVKTGCSGKTWPLTDKEDDDVMIVEDELPPIEGADEILACEEATREKLRPKLFSFHENKRPPYWGTWRKKSAFVTARRPFGQEKQLDYDVDSDEDWEEEQEGESLDGSVAGDDEEPDDDYEVDNEVFVPHGYLSDEEATMDEEEDKDNVLSLSPETQKARLKNLEDEFENEMKKPTEKLKPRLYGLIWEAKDGGKPEKCIDALWNYFGKLSMIMDDAAIDSLLQPPSEPQEPEKKKVKKKKLAEGEQQSPKSDKKKKAKPESKETKKAKAEPKQENKKNQPGINSFLTKLKST; the protein is encoded by the exons ATGAAAACGAACAAAGCGGTTGAGAATGTGGAGATCACGCCATCTAAAAAGAAACTGACACAGGCTCGCTTGCCTTTCAAGCTTATTAGCGAAGATGCTTCAACCCCGGTGGCTCCTCCGACGAGGAAGAGGAAGCTATCAGTCGACGGAACCGAACCAGCCCCTAAGGGTAAGATTTGCAAGGAAAATAACGAAATTGACGAGATGGTAGTTATTAGTGATGACGAGTGTAAAGACAAGCAGAAAATGGAAAAGGAGGCGAAGGTGATGAATCCGTTCGTTAAGCTCGTCGATACCGCTTGGAAAAAGAAGTTACAGAAAGCAAAGTCGCCTAAAAAACGTAAGAGTAGGAAAAGTACTTCAAAACTGATTGAATCTACTGAAAACAAAAGCGAAACGGAACAAGGTGATGCTGAGGATGTTGAAATGGACGTAGATATTGAGGAGCAAAGTGGAAACAAACAGAAATCTCCTAAGGCAAGtcctaaatctaaaaaaacggTAAACAAAGCTTCTAATGATGGTCCGAATGATGTTGTGGAACTTGAGGACTCAAATGACTGTTCTGACGTTCGAAAACCAAATGAAACAGAAAAAGAATCTGATACCAACACTGAAGTCAAAGAAACATCTCCGGTAACTCCTAGATCTTCAAGAAAATCAAAGTCCAACACAGACACAGAAAGATCAAATGAATCTGAAGCTCCAAAGACTCCCGTCCGTAAAGCTAAGGACAGTCAAGACAAGGCCAACACATCATTACCGGCAAAGTTGAATGAGTCTGTCTCCAGTCCGTCGACCCCGAAACGCAACAGTAGGAGTTCTTCTGTCACAAACAGCCTCAATGATTCAGTAAGCGAGTCCACCAGCACACCAGCGGCCAACTTAACTCCAAAACag AAGCAAAAGAAATTAGAATCAGCTAAGAAACGGGAAGAGCGGGAAAAAGAAAAGCAGGAACGTGAAAAGAAGCGACAGGAGGAAAAGGAAGAAAAGGCCAGACAGAGACAGGAGAAGGAAGATGCCAAGAAGAGGGAGAGAGAGGAAAAGGAGGAGCAGAAGCGAAAGGAAAAAGAAGAGAAAGAGAAACAGAAGGAGCTGGAAAAAA AACTGAGAGAAGAAAAGGAAGAACAAAAGAAAAAAGAACGGGAAGAAAAAGAAGAACAAAGACGCAAAGAGAAGGAGGAGAAAGAAGAACAGAAACGCAAAGAAAAGGAGGCCAGAGAGGAAGAAAAACGCAAGAAACAGGAAGCGCTAGAACTTGAGAAACAGGAACAGGAGCTTAAGAAGAAAAAAGCAGCAGAGGCGTTTGTTAACTTCTTTGTACCAAAACAGAAGGAAAAAGAACCTAAAGCTGTAGTTAGCCAGAACAGTATTCTATCTAGTTTCACTATAAAAGCCGATATGCGATTAGCTCCATTGATTCGAGTGGAACTCTCTGATATGCAGAAAAAAGATATGGATGAGTTAATGAGTGATCAAAAGTCGGGTGAAAAGGATCTTTACTTGAAGAATTTGAAGAAGGAAGGTGTTAAAACAGGGTGTAGCGGGAAGACTTGGCCGCTGACCGATAAAGAAGATGATGATGTTATGATTGTTG AGGACGAGTTGCCGCCAATAGAGGGCGCTGACGAAATACTGGCTTGCGAGGAAGCTACGAGGGAAAAGCTTCGTCCGAAGCTGTTCAGCTTCCATGAGAATAAGAGACCGCCTTATTGGGGCACTTGGAGAAAGAAGAGCGCCTTCGTCACAGCTAGGAGACCTTTCGGACAGGAG AAACAACTAGACTATGACGTAGACAGCGACGAAGATTGGGAGGAGGAGCAGGAAGGCGAGAGCCTCGACGGCAGCGTGGCCGGCGACGACGAGGAGCCTGATGACGACTACGAGGTCGACAACGAGGTGTTCGTGCCGCATGGATACCTCAGCGACGAG GAAGCTACAATGGACGAGGAAGAAGACAAAGACAACGTCCTATCCCTTTCCCCCGAAACGCAAAAGGCGCGGCTCAAAAACCTAGAAGACGAATTCGAGAACGAAATGAAAAAACCTACAGAAAAACTCAAACCTCGACTCTATGGTCTCATATGGGAAGCTAAAGATGGCGGCAAACCAGAAAAATGCATCGACGCTCTATGGAATTACTTCGGAAAATTGTCTATGATCATGGATGATGCAGCTATTGACAGTTTGTTGCAGCCACCGTCAGAGCCACAGGAGCCAGAaaagaaaaaagttaaaaagaaaaaattagCCGAAGGAGAGCAACAGAGCCCTAAGAGTGATAAAAAGAAAAAGGCCAAACCAGAAAGCAAAGAAACTAAGAAAGCTAAGGCCGAGCCGAAGCAGGAGAATAAGAAAAATCAGCCCGGTATTAACTCGTttttaactaaattaaaatCTACGTAA
- the LOC134669216 gene encoding uncharacterized protein LOC134669216: MSKWDFRDVSWILRKFRQFLLGRRHDIPNLHVRFPPRISPRSIPTPSIPRGPDYINKYYDQWYMDRSAKDGVKPPIVGPLGEGPSYPLDCTKTPRITTVKPTEVNFACPPTPGTPWWWDGHCYYESTPEKPPKKAVKCDPPPDQCPKTPKC, translated from the exons ATGTCAAAATGGGACTTCAGAGATGTTTCTTGGATACTACGAAAATTCCGTCAGTTTCTATTAGGAAGAAGGCATGACATTCCCAATCTCCACGTTCGTTTCCCACCCCGGATATCCCCAAGGTCCATCCCAACTCCCAGCATTCCTCGTGGGCCGGACTACATTAATAAATACTATGATCAGTGGTACATGGACAGGAGCGCTAAAGATGGAGTCAAGCCGCCAATTGTGGGACCCTTAGGTGAGGGTCCCTCGTATCCGTTGGATTGTACGAAGACTCCTCGAATTACCACCGTAAAACCAACAGAG GTGAATTTCGCCTGCCCCCCGACCCCCGGCACGCCATGGTGGTGGGACGGGCACTGCTACTACGAGTCTACACCGGAGAAGCCACCCAAGAAAGCTGTCAAATGTGATCCACCTCCCGACCAGTGTCCTAAGACTCCAAAGTGTTAA
- the LOC134669283 gene encoding uncharacterized protein LOC134669283 has product MRTSTSQFQLLVDYMQKHGDLSKPSDGSHGKELNTRRWAELTQLLNADATGVTKNTDKWRKEEVTELAVLPTLDNDDSPSIFILHDEFAQQTCSNVEDWNRPGTSAQPPVFPPLPVDRNNQDLAGREEPEIVNSPDRSEAGMTQTQEPAARAARMLDRSEAGMTQAQESATRAARMLDRSEAGMTQAQEPATRAARMAAGVAQTRSPKQTSGLSDNPEVVEWTSITKTR; this is encoded by the exons atgcGTACTAGTACGTCGCAATTTCAACTTCTAGTTGACTACATGCAAAA GCATGGTGACCTTAGCAAACCCAGCGATGGGTCACATGGGAAGGAGCTCAATACCCGACGGTGGGCCGAGCTGACACAACTTTTGAACGCGGATGCGACAGGCGTCACCAAAAATACAGATAAGTGGAGAAAG gaAGAAGTAACTGAACTGGCTGTACTACCGACACTTGATAATGATGACAGCCCATCTATTTTTATACTACATGATGAGTTTGCTCAACAAACTTGTTCCA aTGTTGAAGATTGGAATCGGCCAGGGACATCGGCTCAACCCCCAGTTTTTCCACCCTTACCTGTGGACAGGAATAACCAAGACTTGGCAGGCAGAGAGGAGCCTGAAATAGTTAACAGCCCAG ACAGGAGTGAGGCCGGCATGACACAGACGCAGGAGCCTGCGGCTCGGGCCGCGCGGATGCTAGACAGGAGTGAGGCCGGCATGACACAGGCGCAGGAGTCTGCGACTCGGGCCGCGCGGATGCTAGACAGGAGTGAGGCCGGCATGACACAGGCGCAGGAGCCTGCGACTCGGGCCGCGCGGATGGCTGCTGGAG TCGCGCAAACTCGTTCACCAAAACAAACGAGTGGCTTATCAGATAACCCGGAGGTTGTTGAATGGACATCGATCACCAAAACACGCTGA